A genomic window from Silene latifolia isolate original U9 population chromosome 11, ASM4854445v1, whole genome shotgun sequence includes:
- the LOC141613626 gene encoding uncharacterized protein LOC141613626 codes for MCKGFGSTLSGAALQWFVNLPNKSISSFAGLVNVFNQQLASSRKPEKLSSDLYRIVQRFEESTRDYLARFNVEKISIPRCDPTTTVNAFRRGLHHDSDLYKDLTKHPCATFEEVKQMTEATYCLEEDEDRRDLYGTESSSRKITTERKNERAKPYSKNTVNKVAGETESTEAPPKLSEYGFTTGLAEVMNAIRELGQRARWPKKPIPRENDIRDASKRYEYHNDIGHNTEDCIVLQKEVKHLYSAGCLDYLLPKGVKSGKVNTADQAQPSLPPPYSKVVSVITGGSEICGLTYSAAKRHATETKGDKS; via the coding sequence atgtgcaaaggattcggttcCACCTTGTCAGGAGCCGCACTCCAGTGGTTCGTTAACCTTCCCAACAAGTCTATTTCCAGCTTCGCAGGCTTAGTGAACGTTTTCAATCAGCAGTTAGCAAGCAGTCGCAAGCCAGAAAAATTATCCAGTGATCTATACCGGATCGTCCAGAGGTTCGAGGAGTCCACCAGGGATTATCTTGCCAGATTCAATGTGGAAAAAATATCTATCCCTAGGTGCGACCCTACAACGACAGTCAACGCCTTCAGAAGGGGACTGCACCACGACTCTGATTTGTACAAGGATCTCACCAAGCATCCATGTGCCACATTTGAGGAAGTCAAGCAAATGACAGAGGCTACTTATTGCctagaggaggatgaggatagaaGGGACCTGTATGGAACAGAGTCGTCCAGCAGAAAAATCACAACAGAGAGAAAGAATGAAAGAGCCAAACCCTACAGCAAGAACACAGTGAACAAAGTCGCAGGAGAAACAGAGAGCACCGAGGCTCCACCTAAGCTCAGCGAGTATGGGTTCACCACTGGACTTGCTGAGGTAATGAACGCAATCAGGGAGCTAGGGCAGAGGGCTAGGTGGCCCAAGAAGCCTATTCCCAGGGAGAACGACATAAGAGATGCCAGCAAGAGGTATGAATACCACAACGATATTGGCCACAATACAGAAGATTGTATAGTACTACAAAAGGAAGTGAAGCACCTCTACAGTGCTGGATGCTTGGATTACCTACTCCCCAAGGGGGTGAAATCTGGAAAGGTCAATACTGCTGACCAGGCCCAACCATCCCTGCCTCCACCTTACTCAAAGGTCGTGAGCGTCATCACAGGGGGGTCGGAGATATGTGGTCTGACTTATTCAGCAGCAAAGCGCCATGCAACCGAGACTAAAGGAGATAAATCATAG